The genomic region GGATGCTGAACAAGTCAGCGGTCGTGCCCGTGTTCAGTCGTCCCCAAGTCTCGCCACCGTCGCGGGTATGGAGTAGAGTGCCCTGTGCTCCCGCGACAAACCCCTCCATTGTGTCTCGCCGCAAGTCTAGCGAGTAAAGCGCGGGCGGAGTGAAACCGAGCTGCAGCGGCCGCCAGACCTCGCCACCGTTGGGCGTGAACAGAATCCCGGCATTGGCCGTAGTGGCAAATCCGACCGAGTCACCATTCGGAAAGAAGACCGCGGTTATGTGAGTCGAGGGCATCGCACCCTGGAGGTTGCCGGTCTGTGAGAACCAGATGCGGCCGCCGGTGGTGGTCTTGAGGATGGTTCCGTTCGGCCCGACCGCGTACCCGGTTGTCTCGTCAGACGGGAAGTCCATGTCCATGATCTTCTGGTCCGTCGCCGTTACGAGCCTGGTCCAGGTCTTGCCGGCATCGGCAGTGCGGAGCACGGTTCCGGCGTCGCCGGCAACGAACCCGACCTGCGGGCCAAGACGGAACTTGATGACTCGCAGGTCCACGTCGATGCCCACGTCGAGCGCTCTCCAGGTTCTGCCGCCGTCCTCTGTAAGCAGTACCGTACCCCGGTCGCCGCAGGCGTAGCCGACAGTGCCCTGGCCCGGGAAGCAGACGGTGTAGAGGTTGGGGTGCTGCGGGAGCGTAAGCCTGCGCCATGTCGCCCCGCCGTCAGAGGAGCCGAGCGCGAGACCTCTGTCTCCCACAGCGTAGGCGAGGAGCGTGTCCTCCAGGGAAAAGACGGAGTTGATGCGGTTGGCCATGTGTTCTCTTGCCTTCATGTTCGCAGAATTGCGGGGAATGTCAAGGCAGGCGGAGACGGGGATGTCGCCGCCGGTCGCGACAAGCCCGAGGGCCGAAACGTGAATGACGGTTCAATGTTAGAAGCACGAAAGACAGAAACAGGGGCCGCATCTGTCCGGCAATCCGCGTCCATCTGTGGTTGCTGAGCTTCGTGGAAGTAATGGATCTCTGTGCCACCCTCACCCTTCCCTCCCCCTCAAGGGGGAGGGAATAGAAGGGAGGGGGGAGAGTGCTGCATTACTTGTGCGGAGGTCAGTGACTCCCCTCGGGCAGGGTTGACTTCGTTGGGTTTTCGGCTAGAACTTCAGGCACGTGATAGGCGCACTCTTCTGGAGTCTCCGGCCGAAGCAGTGGCCGAAGAACCTGCTGGTGCTCGCCGGACTGGTCTTCTCCCTCAACCTCTTCAACCTGACCGACTTGCTCCGATCCCTGGCAGGGCTCGTCGCGTTCTGCCTTCTCTCCGGATCGGTCTACATTGTCAACGACCTGATGGACGTGGAGAAGGACCGGCTCCACCCGTTGAAGCGCCTCCGACCGATTGCATCGGGGCGGCTGCAGCCCGGCGCGGCCAGGGTCGCGGCCGCAGTCGCGGCCATCCTGGCACTGGCTGGGGGCTTCGTGCTCGATTGGCGGTTCGGGGTGGTGGGTCTTGCCTACTTTGTGCTGGAAGTCGCGTACTCATTCCGGCTGAAACATGTGGTCGTGCTGGATGTGATGACGGTCGCAGCCGGGTTTGCCCTGCGGGCGGTCGCGGGCACGGTTCTGGTGCACGTCACCATTTCATCGTGGCTCTTCGTCTGTACGATCCTGTTCGCCCTCTTCGTCTCACTGGCCAAGCGCCGGCACGAACTCGTCACCCTGCAGGACGGTGGAGCCGGACACCGGGCAGTGTTGGAGAACTACTCGGAACCGCTGCTCGACCAGATGATGGCGGTGGCGACTTCGGCGACCGTGATTGCCTACTGTCTATACACGATTGCTCCGGAGACAGTCGCCAAGTTCGGCACCCACAGTCTGATGTTGACTGTCCCGTTCGTGCTCTACGCGGTGTACCGCTATCTGTACCTGGTCTATCGGAAGGAGATGGGCGGCGCGCCGGAGCAGGCGCTTTGGGGTGATCTGCCGCTCATGGTCGACGTGCTGCTCTGGATGGCCAGCGTAGTCGCAATCATCTACTTGAGAATCTAGGCGGGGAGAAGCGCGCACTCGGCGAGCTTCGCCTTGCCGCACGCGGCCTTGTCGCCGAACGGCCCCTGGCGGATGGCGCAGAGCTCGGCCTGTGACTCGGCGATGACCTGCTCGGTTTCCGGGCTTGAGCCGATGACCTGCGCGGCGGCGTGGGCGCCGGCCACCCGGCCTTCGAGCATGGCGGTCGAGGCCTCCTCGATGCCGGATACGTCGCCGGCAAGGTAGATGTGGCAAAGGCTGGTTTGCATCGCCTGGTTGTGCCAGGCGACGTGTCCGCCGAGCTCAGGAACGTAGACCATCCGGCAGCCTGACTGCCAGAGCAGCTCCGATAGAGGGGTCAGGCCGACAGCGAGGCAGATGGTATCGACCTGCAGTTTGCGGGCGGTGCCGGCAAGTGGTTTGAAGTCCTCGCCTACCCGGCAGATAACCGCGCCTTCTACCTCCTCCTTGCCGACGGCGGAGAGGACGGTGTGCGACGTGAGGATGGGCACACCGAGACGGGCGAGCTTGGCGGCGTGGACGTGGTACCCTCCGATCCGGGGCAGGGCTTCGACCACGGCCGCGACCTCGATGCTGGCCTGGATGAGCTGGTAGGAGACAATCAGGCCTATGTTGCCGGACCCGACCATCAGGACCCGGGTACCGGGCTTGACACCGTGGACATTCATCAAGGTCTGGACCGCGCCAGCGCCGTAGACGCCGGGCAGGTCGTTGTTCTCAAACAGGAGGTTGTTCTCGGCCGCGCCGGTCGCCACTATGAGGCACTTGAAACCCAGCTTGGTGAATCGCTCGCGGCTGGCGAGCGCGAGCATCCCCTGCGAGATCGAAGGTGGAGGCTCAGCGGCAAAGAGGTCGCCTTGCGCCGGTCTTGGAGTAGGCTTGGCTGGTTTCCGGGTGACGGAGGGGTAGAGGCCGACGACCGATGTGCCGGGGAGGATTTCGGCGGAGAGGGTGCGGAGTTCCTGTTCGAAGATGGCCGCGATGTCCATGCCGCGCGTGCCGCAGTAGTGACGCTTGGACCCGAAGAACTTGTGGGTCTGTTTCACAAGCTGGCCGCCGAGGCTGTCATTGTCGTCAATCAACACGACCTTGGCACCAAGCCGGGACGCGGCGATGGCGGCGCAGAGCCCGGCCGGGCCGCCGCCGACGATGGCAACATCAGTCTGTTTCATGACAGTTCAGAGTTCAGAATCCAGAAACCAGAGTTCATGGCTGCCTGCAACTCTGGATTCTGGTCTCTGGATTCTGCATTGTCCTGCTCCTAGGGGAGCTTTCCCCGGCCGCGCTGGCGCTCAACGTTCGCGCCCTCGTGCAGAGGTTCCATGCAGACCATGGTATTGGGCTGACCATCCACAATCATCAGGCAGGAAGCGCACTTGCCCACCGCGCAGAAGAAGCCGCGGGCACGTTCGGTCTTCTCCGCGTGCCGGAAGAGCCGGATGCCGTTTGCCGCAAGTGCGGCCGCGACCGTCTCGCCCCGGCGTCCCTGTAGCGGCCGACCCTCGAAGAAGAACTTCACAGGCCCTTTGTCCTCGAAGGTCAGTATCGGGTGTCGGCTGATCCGACTGCCGCGCGATTCGGCATTCGTCATTCGCATTCCGGACTTCTGCCTAGAGGTTCTTGCGCGCATACTCAACCGCGTTTCGAAAGATGGCTATGCCGTGCGGTTCGTCAACTCGTTCTCGATGCCAGCGAGGGTGCTGCTCGCGGCGCACGAATCTCTCCGGATGCGGCATCAGCCCGAAGACGCGGCCGGTCCGGTCGCAAATGCCGGCGACGTTATCCTCGGAGCCGTTGGGGTTGTCCGGGAATCCGGGTGGGTCGCCGTTCAGCGTGGTGTAGCGAAGGCAGACCTGGCGGTTGTCAATGAGGCGGCGGAGGATCGCTGCCGACTTCGCGAGGAACTTGCCCTCGGCGTGCGCCACGGGCAGGTACATGGGCGATTCGATGCTGCGGGTGAAGATGCCGGGCGAGTCCTCGACGCTGAGATACACCCAGCGGTCTTCGTACCGGCCGCAATCGTTGGTGTCGAGGGTCACGGTCTGCGGCTCGAACGGCCGCTCAAAAGCAGGTAGGAGACCGCATTTGACCAGGACCTGGAATCCGTTGCAGATGCCGAGCACGAGCTTGCCGTCGGCTATGAACTCCTCGATCTGGTCGCGCAGGAAGTGCTTTAGCTCGTTGGCAAAGATCCGGCCGGAGGCGATGTAGTCGCCGTATGAGAAACCGCCCGGTATCAGCAGGATATGAAAGTCCTTGATCTTCCGCTCACCCGAGCGGAACCGGTTGACGTGGACGACCTCCGGGACCGCGCCGACCAGTTCAAAGGCGTAGGCCGATTCCTGGTCGCAGTTGGTGCCGGCGGCAAAAAGTACACAGGCTTTGACCACGGATGGTCAGGATAGCCGCCGCTGTCCCTCTGTCAAGCGGCGGGAGTTGAGCTATTCAGCGTCGGGGTCTGGGCCAGTTGAAGCCCCGGCCCTTCGTCCTATTGACTTTGACCCTTGGCAACCTACAATTCGGTGATGAAAGTCGGTGTTCCCCGGGCCCTGCTGTACCATCGCTACGGCCAGTTCTGGGAGCAGTACCTCACCGGCCTTGGGGCCGAGGTCGTGGTCAGCCGTCGGACGGACAAGGTTCTGCTGCAGACCGGACTGGGGTACGTTTCCAGCGAGGTCTGCCTGCCGATCAAGATCATGGCCGGCCACATTGAGGAACTGGCCGGGCAGGTTGACGCGCTGTTCCTGCCTCGTCTGCTCTGGCTCGAGGACAAGCTCTACGCCTGCCCGAAGATGATCGGCATCGTGGATATCGCGCGTATGATGCTTGGTGACCGCGTGCGGATTGTCGCGCCGAAGATCCAGGGCAGTCTCTGGCTGCCGCACTTTGGTGCCGGGATGGATTTGTGCCATGACCCCGTGCGCGTAGTCCGGGCACTGGCCCGGGCCGGCAAGGTCCTGCCGGTCCACAACCAGGTTCCAGATTTCCCAGCGGGCGAGAAGCGTGTTGCCCTTATCGGCCACTTCTACAATCTCGGGGACGACTTCATCTCGCGGCCCATGATCGATACGTTCACCAGCCACGGCTACCGCATCTGCACCAAGGATGAACTGCCGGAGATGGTGCTGCGCAGCCGCCAGGGCTTTGCCCGGAGCATCCGCTGGGTATACGAACGGGAGTTGTACAACGCGTTTCGATTTCTGGTCGACAAGGTCGGCGGAGTATGCATGATCGTTTCGATGGGATGCGGCCCGGATTCGCTCGTGGCCGAGTTCATGCGCGAAGAGGCACAGCAGCGGGACATCCCTTTCCTGCAGCTCGTCATCGACGAGCACACCGGCACGGCCGGGATCGTGACCCGGATTGAGGCATTCCTGGAACTTGCAGAGCGGCGGCGGTCCCGGCCAAAGGCCGCCTGATCCGCGCGCCCGCAAATGAAAGCATCGTTCCCCAACGTCGGCTATGACACGTATGCGCTGAAGACGTTCCTCGAGGACCTCGGGGCAGAAGTAATCCCGGCGCCGCCGAACTCCCGTCGGACGATCGAACTGGGGTCGCTGCATTCGCCCGAGCTGATCTGCATGCCGTTCAAGATCACGCTCGGGAACATGCTGGAGGCCCTGGAGCTTGGAGCGGACACGATGTTCATGGCGGCGGGGGCACGCAAGTGCCGGTTCGGGTACTACCACTATCTGCAGGAGCAGGCTCTGAAGAACCTCGGCAAAGAATGCCGTTTCATCCCGGTGACCCAGTACTCACCGCTGGACTTCGTCTTCAGGATCATGCCCGGGGTCTTCGGCGTGCCTCCGTGGCGGGTCGTCCGCGCAGTCGCGAAGATGCTGGCCAAGAGCCAACTGACCCAGGAATTCAGGCAGCACCTGAACCGGAAGATGGCGGTCGACTTTGATGGCGCGGAGCAGGCCAAGCCGAAAGCTCTGGCGATCATCGAACAAGCCCACACCCTGAGAGAGATCCAGGCGGCGCGCGGCGAGGTCAGGAGGATATTCAACCTGAACGGTCTTCAACCCCAGGTCCGGCTGGGGCTCGTCGGGGAGATCTACTTCATGATTGAGCAGTTTGCCAGCCAGGAGATCGAAAAGGAACTGGGCAAGATGGGCGCCGAAGTAGTGTTCGAGCGCAGCCTGTACCGCCATATCCGCCACCTGCTCTCTTCGGACCCGGCGTTCGTGCGTTCGGAGCGTCTGGCGCGCCGCTACCTGCAGGAGTCACCCGGCGGCGAGGCAATCAGGACGGTGGGTGAGGCGGTTCACTTCCAGAAGCAGGGCCTGGATGGTATCGTACATATCTTCCCGTTCACCTGCATGCCGGAGAATATCGCGCTCGAGGCCTTGCAGAAGTTGTCTGAGGATACGGGCATACCGGTCCTGTCGCTTTCGTTTGACGAGCACACGTCGCGGACGGGTCTGCTTACGCGGCTCGAAGCGTTTGTCGACCTGGTGAAGAGGAGAAAGCTTGGTCGAAGCCTACATCGGAATTGACGTCGGTTCCATCTCAACCAAGGGGGTAGTGGTTGACCGCAAGTTCAACGTCCTCGCCAGCCGCTACCTGCGCACGCAGGGCAACCCGATAGACTCCATCCGGCGGCTGCTCGCCGAACTGGGCGCGCAGGTCGACACCGGCATCAGAATCCTGGGGGCGGGGACGACCGGTTCAGCTCGCCGGCTGGCCGGCGTGATGGTGCAGGCCGACATCGTCAAGAACGAAATCATCACCCACGCCGTCGCGGCCAGCCACTTCCATCCTGAGGTCAGGACCGTTATCGAAATCGGGGGGCAGGACTCGAAGATAATCATCCTGCGTGATGCCATCCCCGTGGACTTCGCCATGAACACGGTCTGCGCCGCCGGGACCGGTTCCTTCCTCGACCATCAGGCGACGCGACTGGGACGCCCGATCGAGGAGTTCGGCGGGCTGGCGCTGCGGGCCAAGAACCGGGTGAACATCGCCGGCCGCTGCACGGTCTTCGCCGAAAGCGACATGATCCACAAGGCCCAGCTCGGCATTTCGACCGAGGACATCGTGGCCGGGCTGTGTGACGCCATCGTCCGCAACTACATGAACACCGTAGCCAAGGGCAAAGAGATACACCCGCTGGTTCTCTTTCAGGGCGGGGTCGCGGCCAACGTCGGGGTCAAGAAGGCGTTCGAGCTTATGCTGGGACACGAAGTGCTCGTGCCGGAGCACTTCCTGGTCATGGGTGCGGTCGGGGCGGCGATTGTCGCCTCGGAAGAGACTGACGGCAAGGGCACGCGGTTCGCAGGCTTCAACGTCGCGGATACGGCGTTCGAGACGCGGGCCTTCGAGTGTGAGGGCTGCCCGAACCGTTGCGAGGTGATCGAGACTCTGCGCGAGTTGAAGGTGATCGACCGGTACGGGGACCGGTGCGGAAAGTGGTCGAAGCTCTAGAGGACACCGAGCGCCAAACGACGATTGACGAACTGCGGACGGGAATGTAGGGTGATGGCGATGGGTGCGATGGTACTCGCTTTGCTGGTATGCGCGCAACCAAAGGAGGCTAGGGTGGCAAGACAGCCGGCAGTTGCAGGGCAGTTCTATCCGGGTGATGCGAAGACTCTGACCGCGATGGTTGACTCGATGCTCGCGGATGCAGAGGTACCGGCCATTTCCGGTACGCTCATCGGAATCCAGGTGCCGCACGCGGGCTATCCCTTCTCCGGGCCGACCGCGGCACGTGCATTCAAACTGCTGCAGGGCATGGATTCGGTCACGGTCGTGATGCTCGGTACGAGTCACCACGTCATGCTCAGGAACGCGGCTTTGTACGCCAAGGGGGCCTGGCACACGCCGCTCGGCGACGTAGCGATTGATGAGGGATTGGCAAAAGCGATTCTGGCGCAGGACAAGTTCTTCGTCGATATGCCCGAGGCTCATGCCAGGGAGCATTCGATCGAGGTCGAAGTGCCGTTCCTGCAGCGCATCCTCTCTGACTTCAAGATCGTGCCGATCATGCTGTTGCAGCCTACCTTTGAGCAGTGCGAGCGGGTCGGTAAGGCAGTGGCCGCGGCCGTCCAGGGCAGAAAGGTCGTGTTGCTCGCATCTACCGACCTCTACCATGGAGAATCGTACGATGATGCCAACCGCATCGACCGGACCGCCGTCGAACTGATGGCGAAGTTTGACCCTCAAGCCTTTCACGCGGCGTACGAACGCGACGAGGCCCAGGCGTGCGGGGCGAATGCGGTTACCGTGATGATGGTCGCTGCCCGCAAGCTGGGTGCGGATACCGCGGTCGTCCTGGCCCAGACCAATTCCAACGATGTGACCGGCGAACGCGGCGGATACTGTGTGGGCTACAGCGCGGTTGCGTTCGTGGCATCCGGGAAGGGATCAACGGGGAACGATGAACGAGGAACGATGAACGAGCTTGTCCCAAGCGACGACCTGAATGAGCGGGAACAGAAGAGCCTGCTCGGGATCGCCCGCAGCACGATTGAGAGCTACATTCGAACCGGCAAGATACCCGAGGCTAAGCCCTTGACGCCGAAGCTGAGTGAGAAGTTCGGGGCATTCGTCACCCTGCACGAACGCGGGCAGTTGCGTGGCTGTATCGGCTACATCGAGGCGCTGAAGCCGCTCTTTCAGACGGTGAGGGACATGGCGGTGGCCGCCTCAACCGAGGACCCGAGGTTCCGCCCTGTTGAAGCCGGCGAGTTGGATGGAGTCGACATCGAGATAACCGTGCTGAGCCCGATGCGCACGGTTCCGAGCCCGGATTCAGTCGTGGTCGGCAAACACGGAGTGGTGATCAGGAAGGCGGGTCGTGGTGCCGTGTTCCTGCCGCAAGTCCCGGTCGAGCAAGGCTGGGACCGGAACACCTACCTCTCCGAGCTATGTCTCAAGGCGCAACTGCCTCGCGATGCGTGGAAGAGCCCGGACGCCAAGTTCTCCGTCTTCACCGGGCAGGTCTTCGGCGAGAAGCAACTCGGCCGGCAGCAGTAGGCTGCGGCTGGCGTTTAGCGTCGGCAGGGGCGGGCGAGAGCCTACCCCGCTCCCACGCCCGCGCTGATGGCAGGGGAGATGCAGGCGGCTTTCAGCCGTCGCTCCGCTGTCGCCGAACAGGTCACTTTCCGCCTTGCCCTTCGACAAGCACGCGCCGGCCTTGGTTCCCGGAAGTGGGTGCTTGCCTCTCGTCCGCTGCGGTCTACTCCGGATCCAGAGTGGGCGTGCCCTTGGTCACACGGCAGTCGATGACTCCGGACGTCCACGAATGCTCCCCGTCGTGGTCTTTCCACTTCGCAGTGAAATAAAACTTCTTGTCCAGCACGAAATACGGCGGTGCGGCGTGCGTGATGGTGTCGGTTATCTTGTGATCGTGGTGGGTGAAGACCAGGCGCTTGGACGCATACTCGCGGCCCTGGGTGTTGCGCCAGGCCACGTCTAGGTTGATTGGGTCCGAGCCGAATGACGTGGACAGCCCGGGATCGTAGCTCACGGCGTTCCCCGTGACTATGCAGGTCACGTAGCGGACGTCGTTCTGGATGCCGGAATCAGGAATGAATGCGTCGACGTAAAAAGCGAGGACACCCGGCGGTCTGTAGCATCCAGGGAAGGCGACGAGAATGGCGACAAAGACGAGCAGCGCTCCGGTCGAACCAACAGACTTCATTCTGCCTCCGTTTGTTTGCGGTCTTGCTTCGAGAAGAACTGTACTTGGGGAAGCTCTGAAGTCAAGCTGTCGCCGTTCCTCAGAAATGGTCTGCCTGAAATGCTGTTGTTTCCTCAGGATGGAATTTGCCCGAAATCGGGCGGTCTCGGGCTCCAGTGGCTATCGTCATGCTGGTCCCTCTTGGTCAGAATGACAGATGGCCGCGGCGTCATCTTCCGCCACCCGCACCTCAAGCACATTCCGGCTCAGCCCGAACGGCAAATGCTCCTCATCAGTCACGTCACCAACGACCGTTTGCTGGGGCCGGTACGAGACCGCGACGTCCTCAGACGGCTCTAGCAGCACAAACCACACGCCGCCTGGCTCAGATAGCTGGACTCAGCGGGTGCAGTGCCCGCCCACCACTGCCGGGGCGCACTTCTGTGCGCCCCGGCAGTTCCAGCCTGACCCCGCCGTTCCTCGGCAATGGCTTCCGCTGTTGGCACGGGACTCCGCGATCCTGGAATCGCCGGCAGCGCCGCGACAAATGCCGGGGCCGCTAGAAGCGGAATGTCACCAAACCGGGCGCGGAGAATTGCTTGTCCTTTGCGTAGCTCAGGGCCGAGGCGGAGAGTATCGTCCAGTTCACTGCCAGGCGGTCGTTTGGCGTGAGCCAGCTGCCTTGCGTCAGCGCCGCCGACCTCTTCGCGAGCGACAGACCGGCCGCTAGACCTCCTACCGCTCCGAGCGTGGCGCCGCCGACAATCATCCTCTGTGATGTCTCACCGATGCCGTAGTAGTCGTTGGGAGATACGAGAAAGGCCAGACCGCCGCCCAAGAGCGCTCCGGCTGCCGCAAGCCCGGCACACGCCACTCCACCGCCGGCTGTCAGCGGGTAGTTCCCGATGTGGCGTTCGGCGTAGTAGAGAGCGCCGAGGCTCCCAAGGAGAGCGGTTCCTGACGCGAAGCGACCATTCAGGGCTCCAACGCCATCTGAGCCGGCAAGAGCGTAGGTAAGTCCCACCGGCGCAAGCGCGCCCAGAACGCCGGTGGTGCGGACGAACATCGCCTGCCCTTCGGTATAGGAGAGCGATCGCTGGCGCAGGTATCCGGCGCCGATCCCAACGCCCTCGCCGAGCAGGAGCCAGGGAACCGGGTCCCCCTGGAAAGTCATTCCCCAAAGCAGCCCGCCGCCCAGGATGCCAACGTCGGTATACGTGGACAGCAATTGGGCTTGGCCTGCACTCATGCCCCGGGCAAGTCGGTAGCCCCAGAACTCGGCAGCGACTCCGGACCCGAGTGCCGTGAAGCACCTGGCGCCGGCGTCTCTCACACCCAGCACTTCCGCCAACCCCGCCCCGGTCAGCATTCCCCGGTAGCCGTAGGCGATGCTCAGGTGCGCCTGGGCCGGAGTTGTCGGTATCGCAAAGGATCCTGCGATGAGCCCTCCGGCAGAAAGCATGTAGAGTCCCACGCCCAGCTTCGCGTCGCGGGGCTGGACTACGCCTTCAAGCAACCCGCTGTAGACCAAACTGAGCGGCACGTGCTCGATGACGTAGCGCGCCCGTCCGCGCTGCTGAGCTTCACTTCTCAGGCTGTCATGTCCGTCTTGCTGGGCGAGGCCGGCGACAACTGACAGCGCGATCATGGTGCAGACAACTGTCGGCATGGACCTTCTGCATCCAGGCTTCATGCGCCGGTCACGTCTGCGACCCGCGAAAAGCGGTTCGCTGTTGTGGTTCATTGTTACCTCCGTTCATGGATCTTGAGTCGGCCGGCAGCTTGTCGCCATTGCGGGGGCTGCGGCTCCAACGGCGTCCCGTT from candidate division WOR-3 bacterium harbors:
- the amrB gene encoding AmmeMemoRadiSam system protein B gives rise to the protein MTNCGRECRVMAMGAMVLALLVCAQPKEARVARQPAVAGQFYPGDAKTLTAMVDSMLADAEVPAISGTLIGIQVPHAGYPFSGPTAARAFKLLQGMDSVTVVMLGTSHHVMLRNAALYAKGAWHTPLGDVAIDEGLAKAILAQDKFFVDMPEAHAREHSIEVEVPFLQRILSDFKIVPIMLLQPTFEQCERVGKAVAAAVQGRKVVLLASTDLYHGESYDDANRIDRTAVELMAKFDPQAFHAAYERDEAQACGANAVTVMMVAARKLGADTAVVLAQTNSNDVTGERGGYCVGYSAVAFVASGKGSTGNDERGTMNELVPSDDLNEREQKSLLGIARSTIESYIRTGKIPEAKPLTPKLSEKFGAFVTLHERGQLRGCIGYIEALKPLFQTVRDMAVAASTEDPRFRPVEAGELDGVDIEITVLSPMRTVPSPDSVVVGKHGVVIRKAGRGAVFLPQVPVEQGWDRNTYLSELCLKAQLPRDAWKSPDAKFSVFTGQVFGEKQLGRQQ
- a CDS encoding FAD-dependent oxidoreductase, whose product is MKQTDVAIVGGGPAGLCAAIAASRLGAKVVLIDDNDSLGGQLVKQTHKFFGSKRHYCGTRGMDIAAIFEQELRTLSAEILPGTSVVGLYPSVTRKPAKPTPRPAQGDLFAAEPPPSISQGMLALASRERFTKLGFKCLIVATGAAENNLLFENNDLPGVYGAGAVQTLMNVHGVKPGTRVLMVGSGNIGLIVSYQLIQASIEVAAVVEALPRIGGYHVHAAKLARLGVPILTSHTVLSAVGKEEVEGAVICRVGEDFKPLAGTARKLQVDTICLAVGLTPLSELLWQSGCRMVYVPELGGHVAWHNQAMQTSLCHIYLAGDVSGIEEASTAMLEGRVAGAHAAAQVIGSSPETEQVIAESQAELCAIRQGPFGDKAACGKAKLAECALLPA
- a CDS encoding 2-hydroxyglutaryl-CoA dehydratase — translated: MVEAYIGIDVGSISTKGVVVDRKFNVLASRYLRTQGNPIDSIRRLLAELGAQVDTGIRILGAGTTGSARRLAGVMVQADIVKNEIITHAVAASHFHPEVRTVIEIGGQDSKIIILRDAIPVDFAMNTVCAAGTGSFLDHQATRLGRPIEEFGGLALRAKNRVNIAGRCTVFAESDMIHKAQLGISTEDIVAGLCDAIVRNYMNTVAKGKEIHPLVLFQGGVAANVGVKKAFELMLGHEVLVPEHFLVMGAVGAAIVASEETDGKGTRFAGFNVADTAFETRAFECEGCPNRCEVIETLRELKVIDRYGDRCGKWSKL
- the purQ gene encoding phosphoribosylformylglycinamidine synthase I, with the translated sequence MVKACVLFAAGTNCDQESAYAFELVGAVPEVVHVNRFRSGERKIKDFHILLIPGGFSYGDYIASGRIFANELKHFLRDQIEEFIADGKLVLGICNGFQVLVKCGLLPAFERPFEPQTVTLDTNDCGRYEDRWVYLSVEDSPGIFTRSIESPMYLPVAHAEGKFLAKSAAILRRLIDNRQVCLRYTTLNGDPPGFPDNPNGSEDNVAGICDRTGRVFGLMPHPERFVRREQHPRWHRERVDEPHGIAIFRNAVEYARKNL
- a CDS encoding (2Fe-2S)-binding protein, whose translation is MTNAESRGSRISRHPILTFEDKGPVKFFFEGRPLQGRRGETVAAALAANGIRLFRHAEKTERARGFFCAVGKCASCLMIVDGQPNTMVCMEPLHEGANVERQRGRGKLP
- a CDS encoding decaprenyl-phosphate phosphoribosyltransferase, translating into MIGALFWSLRPKQWPKNLLVLAGLVFSLNLFNLTDLLRSLAGLVAFCLLSGSVYIVNDLMDVEKDRLHPLKRLRPIASGRLQPGAARVAAAVAAILALAGGFVLDWRFGVVGLAYFVLEVAYSFRLKHVVVLDVMTVAAGFALRAVAGTVLVHVTISSWLFVCTILFALFVSLAKRRHELVTLQDGGAGHRAVLENYSEPLLDQMMAVATSATVIAYCLYTIAPETVAKFGTHSLMLTVPFVLYAVYRYLYLVYRKEMGGAPEQALWGDLPLMVDVLLWMASVVAIIYLRI